One window of the Lycorma delicatula isolate Av1 chromosome 3, ASM4794821v1, whole genome shotgun sequence genome contains the following:
- the LOC142322327 gene encoding ATP-binding cassette sub-family C member 4-like: MRRLKLGLKKRKGGCNYKTPTTQNISPVVSLAKTKMLTSREAIYKKADIYLLDDPLSAVDSHVGKHLFEDCIVDYLKNKTRILITHQLQYLNNVEHIVVLESGNVLAEGTYKELQESGKDFTKLLSSRPDSEEADGSDKPLHKRQSSVQVLVKLLPMFLVKRKKMLPIKYRHWLLMKNH; this comes from the exons ATGCGTAGATTGAAACTTggtttaaaaaaacgaaaaggtGGATGTAATTACAAGACTCCAACAACCCAAAATATTTCTCCTGTTGTGTCTTTAGCAAAGACTAAAATGTTGACGTCAAGGGA agccaTTTATAAGAAAGCTGATATTTATCTTTTGGATGATCCACTGTCTGCAGTTGATTCTCATGTTGGTAAACATCTGTTTGAAGATTGTATTGTAG attacttaaaaaataagactAGAATACTGATAACACATCAGTTGCAATATTTGAACAATGTTGAACACATTGTTGTGTTGGAaagt ggaaaTGTGTTAGCCGAAGGTACTTATAAAGAGCTTCAAGAATCTggtaaagattttacaaaattgttatcaTCTAGACCAGATAGTGAAGAAGCTGATGGTTCTGATAAACCATTGCACAAACGTCAGTCATCTGTCCAG gTGCTGGTGAAGCTTCTGCCGATGTTCCTGGTGAAGAGGAAGAAGATGTTGCCGATAAAATATCGACATTGgctattaatgaaaaatcattaa